The following is a genomic window from Nitrospirota bacterium.
TGATATGGGCGATCAGGCTACTGCTGAAACAGACAGGAACTTTATGCTCAGGTTAAGAGACAGGGAGCGGATGCTTTTAAAAAAAATTGACGAAACCATTGACCGGATAGACATGGGGAATTACGGTATCTGCGAGGAATGCGCTAATCCAATTGACATTAAACGGCTTGAGGCAAGGCCTGTCACCGCTTTATGCATTGACTGCAAGACCCGTCAGGAAGAAGAAGAACGGATAGCTGCAGGCGGATAAACTTAAGGTGATTTCAAATCTCAAATTTCAAATTTGAAATCCATTTTATTTCGCAGCATGTCTCCGAGTATATTAAAACAGACTGCAGTTGCAAATATTGCCAGTCCCGCAAATATCACCATCCACGGCGCCGATAATATATATATTCTGTTAATGCTTATCATTGACCCCCACGTCGGCGCCGGCGGCTGTGCGCCGAGACCGAGAAAACTCAGCGCTGATTCCGTAAGCAGGTAACCTCCCAATTTAAGCCCTAACACAATAAAACTAAACGGCAGGCAATTTGGAAGAATATGCCTTACTATAATCCTTGCATCAGAACATCCGAGAGCCCTTGCCGAATCAATATAAGTAAATTCCCTGAGACTTAGAACATTTCCTCTTATAAGCCTTGCAAATGAAGCCCAGCCGACAGCCGTAATAGCTATAACAACAGTAAAAACCCCGGGAGGGAAGACGACAGATATGCCTATTGCGAGGAGAAGCGAGGGGAACGAAAGTATTAGGTCAACAAGCATCATAAGCGCCATATCTACCCTGCCGCCGAAATAACCTGCAATAAGACCAACCGTCAGCCCTAAACAGAGGGAAATAACCCCTGCTGTCACAGCAATACCGATTGAAAGCCTCCCTCCATAAAGAATGCGGCTTAAAATATCCCGGCCCTTGTTGTCAGTGCCAAAGGGATGACTGAGGCCGGGAGGTTCTTTGATGCTGTCAAGGTCAATTCTTACCGGGTCGTAGTTAGTCAGCAAAGGCGCAAAAACAGATGCCACTGTTATTAATATCAAAATCGCAATTGCTATTTTACTTCCCATTTTTTTAGTTTCCAGTTCTCACTTCTCATTTCTCATTTATACTTTACCCTCGGGTCAAGATAGTGGTATAACAAATCAACAAACATGTTTATCAAAATAAATGCCGTTGTGCCCGTTAATAGACATCCCATCACAACCGGGTAGTCTCTCTTGATAATCCCCTCCATCGTAAACCTGCCGATGCCGTCCCAGCCGAATATTGTCTCTGTAAGGACTGCGCCGTTAAGATAGCTCCCGAAATCAAGTCCTATAATAGTCACAAGCGGTATCATTGCATTTTTAAGCACATGCCTGAACCATATTACATTTTCCTTCAGACCCTTTGCCCTTGCAGTTTTTATAAAAGG
Proteins encoded in this region:
- a CDS encoding ABC transporter permease, with the translated sequence MGSKIAIAILILITVASVFAPLLTNYDPVRIDLDSIKEPPGLSHPFGTDNKGRDILSRILYGGRLSIGIAVTAGVISLCLGLTVGLIAGYFGGRVDMALMMLVDLILSFPSLLLAIGISVVFPPGVFTVVIAITAVGWASFARLIRGNVLSLREFTYIDSARALGCSDARIIVRHILPNCLPFSFIVLGLKLGGYLLTESALSFLGLGAQPPAPTWGSMISINRIYILSAPWMVIFAGLAIFATAVCFNILGDMLRNKMDFKFEI